A section of the Desulfurobacteriaceae bacterium genome encodes:
- a CDS encoding NYN domain-containing protein, with the protein MKAHELIERDKIASHLNVAVFVDMQNIYYGAKNTLKKKVDFKKLLEVGVRGRKLYRAIAYLVDLEKVNQDSFIYVLRNLGYEVKLKEPKKFYSWDKIEYKADWDMGIAIDAIAMAENGKIDVVVLMSGDGDFVDLINFLKAKGIKVEVISFRSITAKELIYAANEYIDLGEIGDYIALKEFDDETSGNTSRSISC; encoded by the coding sequence GTGAAAGCTCACGAACTCATAGAGAGGGATAAAATAGCCTCTCACCTTAATGTGGCTGTTTTTGTTGATATGCAAAATATCTACTACGGTGCAAAGAACACTTTAAAGAAAAAGGTTGACTTTAAGAAACTTCTTGAAGTTGGAGTAAGAGGAAGAAAGCTTTATAGGGCTATAGCATATTTGGTTGACTTGGAAAAGGTAAACCAAGATAGCTTTATCTATGTCCTAAGAAACTTAGGTTATGAGGTAAAACTCAAAGAACCCAAAAAATTCTATAGTTGGGACAAAATAGAATACAAAGCAGACTGGGATATGGGCATAGCTATTGATGCTATTGCAATGGCTGAAAATGGCAAAATAGATGTGGTTGTCCTAATGAGTGGAGATGGTGATTTTGTGGACCTTATCAACTTTTTAAAAGCTAAAGGAATAAAGGTAGAAGTCATCTCATTTCGTTCTATCACTGCCAAAGAACTAATTTATGCTGCAAACGAGTACATAGATCTAGGAGAAATTGGTGACTACATTGCTTTAAAGGAGTTTGACGATGAAACTAGCGGTAATACCAGCAGGAGCATTTCTTGTTAA